The window NNNNNNNNNNNNNNNNNNNNNNNNNNNNNNNNNNNNNNNNNNNNNNNNNNNNNNNNNNNNNNNNNNNNNNNNNNNNNNNNNNNNNNNNNNNNNNNNNNNNNNNNNNNNNNNNNNNNNNNNNNNNNNNNNNNNNNNNNNNNNNNNNNNNNNNNNNNNNNNNNNNNNNNNNNNNNNNNNNNNNNNNNNNNNNNNNNNNNNNNNNNNNNNNNNNNNNNNNNNNNNNNNNNNNNNNNNNNNNNNNNNNNNNNNNNNNNNNNNNNNNNNNNNNNNNNNNNNNNNNNNNNNNNNNNNNNNNNNNNNNNNNNNNNNNNNNNNNNNNNNNNNNNNNNNNNNNNNNNNNNNNNNNNNNNNNNNNNNNNNNNNNNNNNNNNNNNNNNNNNNNNNNNNNNNNNNNNNNNNNNNNNNNNNNNNNNNNNNNNNNNNNNNNNNNNNNNNNNNNNNNNNNNNNNNNNNNNNNNNNNNNNNNNNNNNNNNNNNNNNNNNNNNNNNNNNNNNNNNNNNNNNNNNNNNNNNNNNNNNNNNNNNNNNNNNNNNNNNNNNNNNNNNNNNNNNNNNNNNNNNNNNNNNNNNNNNNNNNNNNNNNNNNNNNNNNNNNNNNNNNNNNNNNNNNNNNNNNNNNNNNNNNNNNNNNNNNNNNNNNNNNNNNNNNNNNNNNNNNNNNNNNNNNNNNNNNNNNNNNNNNNNNNNNNNNNNNNNNNNNNNNNNNNNNNNNNNNNNNNNNNNNNNNNNNNNNNNNNNNNNNNNNNNNNNNNNNNNNNNNNNNNNNNNNCTATGGAGGCTGAAGAAATGGCTTGGGCTCGGCTTAGAGGTAAGCTTGAGCCGGAGCTTGGGAGAGATCGATGGGTATCTGGATGCTGTCATTAACACACGTAAGCAAGAATTTCTGAGTCAGCAAGAGAGTGGGTCCCTCCCGAGACACGACGACCTCCTCTCTCGtttcatgaagaagaaagatccgTCCTACAGCCAGACGACGTTTCTCCAACACGTGGTCCTTAATTTTATCCTAGCTGGACGTGACACGTCATCAGTAGCGCTGAGCTGGTTCTTCTGGCTGATCACGACGCATCCAACGGTCGAGGATAAGATCGTCCGCGAGATTTGCTCCGTTCTGATCGAGACACGTGGAACCGACTTATCGTCGTGGACGTCGGAGCCGTTGGAGTTCGACGAGGTCGACCGGCTGGTTTACCTCAAGGCGGCGCTCTCCGAGACGTTGAGGCTCTATCCATCGGTGCCTGAAGACTCCAAGCACGCCGTCAACGACGATATCTTGCCGGACGGGACTTTCGTGCCGGCGGGATCCTCGGTGACTTATTCGATATACGCGGCGGGGAGGATGAAGACGACTTGGGGAGAGGATTGCTTGGAATTTAAGCCGGAGAGGTGGATCTCGCCGGAAGATGGGAAGTTCGTGAACCACGATCAGTACAGATTCGTGGCGTTCAACGCCGGACCAAGGATCTGTCTAGGGAAAGATCTAGCGTATCTGCAGATGAAAACGATAGCGGCGGCGGTATTACTCCGGCACAGACTGACGGTGGCGCCGGGACACAAGGTGGAGCAGAAGATGTCGTTGACTTTGTTTATGAAGAACGGACTTCTGGTCAACGTACACAAGAGGGATCTGGAAGCGATCATGAAGAGTCTCGTCGTAACCAAAGAGAGAAACGACGTCGTCGCTCTTAACGGAGTATGCAACGGCGTTATTGGTGAAGGCGTCGCCGTTAATGCGGCTGTGGCGGTTGCCGTGTAATGCGATGCAGCTCCTCGGGTTAAATAATATACTAAATACATACATTTTCCTTTGGGTTTTGTGATTTGTTGGGTAAcggtaaaaaaaacattggtttGGTTGTGATGATctttatatgaaaacaaacttgtaagcagatactctcttttttttttttcttctaatgtaatactttggttgttgttcttctctaaTGTAAGCTTTTACAATTTGATTCTTATCCCTTCCCCCATCAAACTGTGTAAGCTTTAAAAGAGTCCCAAAAATATACTAGAAACAAATacaggttttttttaaaaaaacttgtttctttATGAAACAGACCAGGGAACCATTTTCACACATTTGACCTCACTATCAGATCAAATGGATAGCAGcggatgtaaaaaaaaagttaaagctTTGCGCACACAATCTCACTGCAGCTATTTGATAAACTTGGTTCGCCGCGGTCAGGTCTAGTCGAGAATTTTCTCTCCGGTTGCGAACAAGTTCCAGACCAGAGTTCCAATTAGATACAGTGCGACTGCTACTTTGAACACATCATCCCATGAACCTAAATATTAGGTACAAAAATAAAGCAAGTCGTTggttaataatataatagacACAGGAGGATATCAATGGAtcataaaaatcacaaaagaaatCACAATATCCATACAACGTCCACCCTAGATCATAATCAATGGCCCAAATCTGTGTCTGTATGATTGGCAAGAATGTGGatatagattaataaaataCCTCGTTGGAGGATGTAACCAGTAGCTGCAGTGCCAAAGACACCAGCGAGGACACCTGCTGTGTTTGAAAGTCCTAAGAGTACACCCTGCGATCCAAGGCATAGTTAATGAAGTCGAACAAGTTTGTTGACAAAGTGTATCAACAGAGAGAGAATTTTGATGTTATCTTACAGCGTATCGTGGGCCAATGTCTTGATGATTAGAGTACAGACCCGACTGAGAGAATGCATCAGAGCCCTGTCGGGTACAACATAAGTCTTTATGTCAGAGCTGTACACAATTCATGATAAGGTTCCAAGGGAGAGACAACTGTCTGTTTTAGTTGCCCGACATTGCATTTAAGTCATGTTCAATTTTATAGTTGTACTCTCTGAAGAACAATCTTTGTGTCGGCACGGCCGGTGTGAAATCAAAAACGGCAAACATGTTTTTAACAGTTCCAAACTTAATATGTACACTCACATACGCATAATTCTATGGATCTTTTAATCATACGATATTTTGACACCAATACCTGACTGCATGCCATGCAGAGGACCGCCATTGCTGGAGTTTTGACATGGCTCAGCTGACTCAGGAAGAAGGCAGGACCTAAAAAACCAATTGATTGCATAATCTGCGACATTGAACAGTTTATTAGCAGTAAGTAACAATTGGAGTAGCCTTAACTGATTCATGATGATAATAGTCTATTGTTATAAAGTTTTTGTTGTCATACCCTATAACTGAAAGCAGCATAACAAGTGTGGCCTTTGAGTTAGTAGAAGAGTATATTTCTTACCTTTCGAACGTTTGTAATTGAAAGACCCCTGCTCACTAGAGTATCAGCAATCCAACCTCCAATATTAGCGAAAATAGCCATGGTTAGCCATGGCAAGACGCATAGGAGCCCAGATTCAGTGAGGTTGAACTTCAAGACCTGCAACAGGACCAAAGACCAACAATAGACAGGGTTCTTTTTACTTGttcttattcttattaaaaCGTAAGGATATAAGTGAAGTTGAGATCCATGCCTGATTGTAATATGTAGGCATCCATGTCAATAGTATGAAAGTTCCCCAATTATGGCAGAAGTGAGAAATTATGAGAGCCCAGACAGGGGGTTTAGACAGTATTAGCTTCCATGGAATAACAGTAACAGGTTCCCGTGGTTTGCTACCTCCGAGTATGACCTTCTTTTCTTCTGCACTTAGGTCCGGGTCATCCTTGGGAGAGCTATATGCCtgaaaggaaacaaacaagtgttttaataaatagttCTGTTGGAAGTTTCGTAGATATCAGAATCTTGGCTCTTATCATGGGGAGAAAGTTCATACATATTTTAGCCACAGCATAAACCATATACTTCCAAGGGAACCAAACGAATAGAAAACAGATGGCCATCCAAACTTGTGGATTAGCATAGGAGAGAATGCCAATCCTGTAACAGAACCGAGATACATGCCACTATAGACAAGTGCAAGCGATCTGCTTCTCTCTGAGACAGGGATCCATTTAGAAAGCATGTTGTTCATAGCAGGCATAGCAACACCCTGGAACAAAGGTAGACAGAATCAGCCAGTGAGAAGTTGTACAAGTCTGAGACAAGTCtaggaagagaaaagaaatacaGAAGAGGCCAACCTCGCCAATGCCCATGAACGCCCGCACGACAAGCAAAAAGGGGAGACCAAGTCTCGCAGCGATAGGAGTCATAATTGTGGCAAAGGACCACCAGACAACACCAAAACCTAAAACCACCTTCCCACCAAACTTATCTGCCCATATACCTCCCAGAATCTAgatattaaagagaaaatgagCACGGTTTTGAGCTCTATACCAAACCACATCttacaattacatatatagacCTCCTGACCTGAGTAAGTAAATAGCCCCAGAAGAAAGAGGACTGAATTAAGCCAACAGTTGCACTGCTCCAGTTATATTCTTGTGACATGGGAAGAATGGCAATGCTCATGTTCACCTACCACAAGCATCTCATCATTAAGTAAAGACACAGTATAGTAAAAGTTTACACACCCTTCAAATATGTACAAAGATAAGCAGGGCATAGTAGTACTTACACGGTCCATATTGCACAGAAGAAACGACGCAAAGCATAACAAGACGATGACCCAGCGTCTAGGAAACTGCTGCCACCACGGAGATGTGTTCTGTAGATTACCTTCAACTAAAATAGCTTCAGCTGAACCATCAGCAGATGGCAGGGAGTCAACAACTCCATCTGTAATATCGGAATCCTCTGATTTGTAGTAAGCACGAGATCTGTTGATCTTGGTATTCCCACAGTCGTTGATACTGCTCCTAAACCTAACTCTAGAGTCCAATCTTGGTTGAAGGAAAGATCCAAAACTTGTCATGTGTCCCCCAAATTCAGGCTTTAAATTAGGTTGAAGAGATAAAATCTTCcatggttgatgatgattacgGCACAATGCTACaacaattgaagaagaaaaaaaaatgcttaaaagATTGAATAAAATTGCATAACAAAAGAGGGCACTGAAAGATGGGAAAGTAGGTACCATTAGGAAAAAGCATAAATCTGTTGGAAACCTCTGCACAATTTTTGCCTAATCTCTGACAACCATTGCCTACAAAGTAACAGAAGGCAGTATTAGCTGCAAAACTGGGATTCCAAAACACCAATGATTTTGGATACCAAAGGTAGATGAGAATCGATTGCACAAGAGTCTTGAGTATCACTAAGAAAATGATACACTAATGATTCAGGTACACTAAAATCCTTCTTCACACTTGTAGACAGTGTagagagaagatgagaatgagaaattttacttcaacaaaaaccaaagcaatgcacacattaaTGATATCGCCTCCCTATATAGAGAAACGAACTAGAGAGTTTTTGGTTAAGCTCAAAGCCTATCGACGATTCCACTAATATATACTAATCCGATAAACAACCAGAAACCGCTAATAAAGTCAAAGGAGAAGGGAGATACCTGAGCCGATGAAGGAACCAAAGTTCCGGTTTGAAATCAAGCCACCGAGGGCCATGTTGCCTTTGCTTCTCAGAATAAAGAAAGCTCAATCAAAGGATCTAGAAGAAGTGAGAGATTTTTAAGCTTCTTCCATAGAAGCGGAGTAAACGAAGCtt is drawn from Camelina sativa cultivar DH55 chromosome 8, Cs, whole genome shotgun sequence and contains these coding sequences:
- the LOC104705301 gene encoding cytochrome P450 86A2 isoform X1, with product MDVSNGMLLVAVATAYWLWFKRISRWLNGPRVWPVLGSLPGLIEQRDRMHDWITENLRACGGTYQTCICAVPFLAKKQGLVTVTCDPKNIEHMLKTRFDNYPKGPTWQAVFHDFLGQGIFNSDGDTWLFQRKTAALEFTTRTLRQAMGRWVNRGIKLRFCPILETAQNNHEAVDLQDLILRLTFDNICGLSFGKDTRTCAPGLPENGFASAFDRATEASLQRFIMPEILWRLKKWLGLGLEVSLSRSLGEIDGYLDAVINTRKQEFLSQQESGSLPRHDDLLSRFMKKKDPSYSQTTFLQHVVLNFILAGRDTSSVALSWFFWLITTHPTVEDKIVREICSVLIETRGTDLSSWTSEPLEFDEVDRLVYLKAALSETLRLYPSVPEDSKHAVNDDILPDGTFVPAGSSVTYSIYAAGRMKTTWGEDCLEFKPERWISPEDGKFVNHDQYRFVAFNAGPRICLGKDLAYLQMKTIAAAVLLRHRLTVAPGHKVEQKMSLTLFMKNGLLVNVHKRDLEAIMKSLVVTKERNDVVALNGVCNGVIGEGVAVNAAVAVAV
- the LOC104705300 gene encoding ascorbate transporter, chloroplastic-like gives rise to the protein MALGGLISNRNFGSFIGSGNGCQRLGKNCAEVSNRFMLFPNALCRNHHQPWKILSLQPNLKPEFGGHMTSFGSFLQPRLDSRVRFRSSINDCGNTKINRSRAYYKSEDSDITDGVVDSLPSADGSAEAILVEGNLQNTSPWWQQFPRRWVIVLLCFASFLLCNMDRVNMSIAILPMSQEYNWSSATVGLIQSSFFWGYLLTQILGGIWADKFGGKVVLGFGVVWWSFATIMTPIAARLGLPFLLVVRAFMGIGEGVAMPAMNNMLSKWIPVSERSRSLALVYSGMYLGSVTGLAFSPMLIHKFGWPSVFYSFGSLGSIWFMLWLKYAYSSPKDDPDLSAEEKKVILGGSKPREPVTVIPWKLILSKPPVWALIISHFCHNWGTFILLTWMPTYYNQVLKFNLTESGLLCVLPWLTMAIFANIGGWIADTLVSRGLSITNVRKIMQSIGFLGPAFFLSQLSHVKTPAMAVLCMACSQGSDAFSQSGLYSNHQDIGPRYAGVLLGLSNTAGVLAGVFGTAATGYILQRGSWDDVFKVAVALYLIGTLVWNLFATGEKILD
- the LOC104705301 gene encoding cytochrome P450 86A2 isoform X3, with translation MDVSNGMLLVAVATAYWLWFKRISRWLNGPRVWPVLGSLPGLIEQRDRMHDWITENLRACGGTYQTCICAVPFLAKKQGLVTVTCDPKNIEHMLKTRFDNYPKGPTWQAVFHDFLGQGIFNSDGDTWLFQRKTAALEFTTRTLRQAMGRWVNRGIKLRFCPILETAQNNHEAVDLQDLILRLTFDNICGLSFGKDTRTCAPGLPENGFASAFDRATEASLQRFIMPEILWRLKKWLGLGLEVSLSRSLGEIDGYLDAVINTRKQEFLSQQESGSLPRHDDLLSRFMKKKDPSYSQTTFLQHVVLNFILAGRDTSSVALSWFFWLITTHPTVEDKIVREICSVLIETRGTDLSSWTSEPLEFDEVDRLVYLKAALSETLRLYPSVPEDSKHAVNDDILPDGTFVPAGSSVTYSIYAAGRMKTTWGEDCLEFKPERWISPEDGKFVNHDQYRFVAFNAGPRICLGKDLAYLQMKTIAAAVLLRHRLTVAPGHKVEQKMSLTLFMKNGLLVNVHKRDLEAIMKSLVVTKERNDVVALNGVCNGVIGEGVAVNAAVAVAV